In a genomic window of Narcine bancroftii isolate sNarBan1 chromosome 7, sNarBan1.hap1, whole genome shotgun sequence:
- the mapda gene encoding adenosine deaminase-like protein encodes MSTEMRIPFHQALPKVELHAHLNASISSITMEKLILQKPHLNIQHNMTMIRKGQTRIFEECFEMFKVIHQLTDSVEHIFMVTKDVIKEFAADGVKYLELRSTPREEKSTAMTKKSYVEAVLEAIRQCKQEDVDIDVRFLLSIDRRGGPTVAMETVKLAEEFFISSDGLVVGMDLSGDPAVEHAKNFIAPLHAARNIGLKLAVHMAEIPNKHEEWEMFLGLPPDRIGHGTFLHPEAGGSDQLVDIIKKRQIPIELCLTSNVKGQTVPSYSGHHFQYWYNCGHPCVLCTDGKGVFATNVSQEYQIAESSFSLSKAQIWELSYQSINYIFAPENVKSDLRSHWNDLKPGLFNQS; translated from the exons ATGAGTACAGAAATGAGGATACCGTTTCATCAAGCTTTGCCTAAAGTT GAACTCCATGCTCACCTCAATGCCTCCATCAGTAGCATTACAATGGAAAAACTGATCCTGCAGAAACCACATCTCAACATTCAGCATAACATGACCATGATTAGAAAAGGCCAGACAAGAATCTTCGAAGA atgctttgAGATGTTTAAAGTAATTCATCAATTAACTGACAGCGTTGAACACATCTTCATG GTGACAAAAGATGTTATTAAAGAATTTGCAGCTGATGGTGTGAAATATCTTGAGCTTCGAAGTACACCGCGAGAAGAAAAATCAACAG CAATGACCAAGAAATCGTACGTTGAGGCTGTACTTGAAGCCATAAGACAATGCAAACAAGAGGATGTGGACATAGATGTTAG ATTTCTATTATCCATAGACAGAAGAGGAGGGCCAACTGTTGCCATGGAGACTGTTAAACTTGCAGAAGAATTCTTTATATCCTCTGATGGGCTAGTTGTTGGCATGGATCTAAGTGGAGATCCTGCT GTCGAACACGCAAAGAATTTTATTGCCCCACTTCATGCAGCCAGAAATATTGGTCTTAAGCTTGCTGTACACATGGCTGAG ATCCCAAATAAACATGAAGAATGGGAAATGTTTCTCGGTCTTCCGCCAGACAGGATTGGCCATGGTACATTCCTTCATCCTGAAGCCGGAGGTTCAGACCAGCTGGTCGATATTATTAAGAAACGTCAGATACCCATCG AGCTTTGCTTGACATCAAATGTCAAGGGACAAACTGTCCCATCGTATTCCGGACACCACTTCCAATACTGGTACAACTGTGGACACCCCTGTGTGCTTTGT ACTGATGGTAAAGGTGTTTTTGCAACCAACGTGTCACAGGAGTATCAGATTGCAGAATCAAGTTTCAGCCTTTCTAAAGCTCAGATCTGGGAGCTGTCTTATCAGAGCATTAACTACATCTTCGCTCCAGAAAATGTAAAATCTGACTTGAGGAGTCATTGGAATGACTTAAAACCAGGACTGTTTAACCAAAGCTAA